In Blautia wexlerae DSM 19850, a single window of DNA contains:
- a CDS encoding cob(I)yrinic acid a,c-diamide adenosyltransferase, whose amino-acid sequence MEKEFTEVYCGGGKGKTTLAIGQCLRASAQGKSVIIIQFLKGRERRELDFLAELDNLDIKIFRFEKHDEGYEELNEQEKAEEKTNILNALNFARKVIATQECDFLLLDEILALPDYGITTAEAIGDILKMKDESMHILLTGRTLPDSLRKYADSITTLTTEIV is encoded by the coding sequence ATGGAAAAAGAATTTACAGAGGTTTACTGTGGCGGGGGAAAGGGAAAGACAACTCTGGCGATCGGTCAGTGTCTGAGAGCTTCCGCACAGGGTAAAAGCGTCATTATTATTCAGTTTCTGAAAGGAAGAGAGCGCAGGGAACTGGATTTTCTGGCGGAACTGGATAATCTGGATATTAAGATATTTCGTTTTGAGAAGCATGATGAAGGATATGAGGAGCTGAATGAGCAGGAGAAGGCAGAGGAGAAAACCAATATTCTTAATGCTTTGAATTTTGCGCGCAAAGTGATCGCAACGCAGGAATGCGATTTTCTGCTCCTGGATGAGATTCTTGCACTTCCGGATTACGGGATCACCACTGCAGAGGCAATCGGTGATATCCTGAAGATGAAGGACGAGAGTATGCATATTTTGCTTACGGGACGGACGTTACCGGACAGCCTGCGTAAATATGCAGACAGCATAACTACACTGACAACAGAGATTGTATAA
- a CDS encoding single-stranded DNA-binding protein — protein MADKIIENNQVSMMGKIAAGFTFSHQVFGEGFYMTELLVKRLSDSEDRIPVMVSERLVDVTQDYIGEYVEIHGQFRSYNRHEEKHNRLVLSVFSRELKFVEEEDETVPVNQIFLDGYICKPPVYRKTPLGREIADVLLAVNRPYGKSDYIPCICWGRNARYASAFEVGGHVLIWGRIQSREYMKRIGENETEKRVAYEVSVSKLEYME, from the coding sequence ATGGCAGATAAAATTATTGAAAACAATCAGGTATCTATGATGGGCAAAATTGCAGCAGGCTTTACATTCAGTCATCAGGTCTTTGGAGAAGGCTTCTATATGACTGAGCTGCTGGTCAAAAGGCTCAGTGATTCGGAAGACAGGATTCCGGTGATGGTTTCTGAACGGTTGGTGGATGTAACGCAGGATTATATCGGAGAATATGTGGAAATCCATGGACAGTTCCGCTCATATAACCGCCATGAGGAGAAGCACAACCGTCTCGTGCTTTCAGTATTCAGCAGAGAACTGAAGTTTGTGGAAGAAGAGGATGAAACAGTTCCGGTAAATCAGATTTTTCTGGACGGATATATCTGTAAGCCTCCGGTGTACCGTAAAACTCCTCTTGGAAGAGAAATTGCGGATGTGCTGTTGGCAGTAAATCGTCCGTATGGAAAATCAGATTACATACCATGCATCTGCTGGGGCAGAAATGCCCGCTATGCATCTGCGTTTGAAGTTGGCGGTCATGTCCTGATCTGGGGACGTATCCAGAGCAGAGAATATATGAAACGGATCGGGGAAAATGAAACAGAGAAGAGAGTTGCGTATGAAGTATCTGTAAGCAAGCTGGAATATATGGAATAA
- the typA gene encoding translational GTPase TypA, whose translation MRTKREDVRNVAIIAHVDHGKTTLVDQLLKQSGVFRENQEVQERVMDSNDIERERGITILSKNTAIHYKDTKINIIDTPGHADFGGEVERVLKMVDGVILLVDAFEGAMPQTKFVLKKALELDLHVIVCINKIDRPEARPDEVVDEVLELLMDLGASDEQLDCPFLYASAKAGHAVIDLNDTPKDMAPLFDAILKYIPAPEGDPDADTQVLISTIDYNEYVGRIGVGKVENGKIAVNQELTLLNHHDLDKRKKVKISKLYEFDGLNKVEVKEATIGSIVAISGIADIHIGDTLCGGENPEAIPFQKISEPTIAMNFIVNDSPLAGQEGKYITSRHLRDRLYRELNTDVSLRVEDTETTEAFKVSGRGELHLSVLIENMRREGYEFAVSKPEVLYKTDERGKKLEPMEIAYVDVPEEFSGTVIQKLSERKGELQGMSTASDGTVRLEFHIPSRGLIGFRGEFLTSTKGTGIINTMFDGYAPYKGDFQYRKQGSLIAFEAGEAVTYGLFAAQERGTLFIGPGAKVYSGMVIGQNGKAEDIELNVCKTKHLTNTRSSSADDALKLTPPRVLSLEQAIDFIDQDELLEVTPESLRIRKRLLDSRERKRAAFRKA comes from the coding sequence ATGAGAACAAAACGTGAAGATGTCCGTAACGTAGCCATTATCGCCCACGTTGACCATGGTAAAACAACTCTGGTTGACCAGCTTCTGAAACAGAGCGGTGTATTCCGCGAAAATCAGGAAGTTCAGGAACGTGTCATGGACTCCAATGATATTGAGCGTGAGCGTGGTATCACTATTTTATCCAAGAATACAGCTATTCATTACAAAGATACAAAGATCAATATCATCGACACACCAGGACATGCTGATTTCGGCGGCGAAGTAGAACGTGTACTTAAAATGGTAGACGGTGTTATTCTTCTCGTTGACGCTTTCGAAGGTGCTATGCCTCAGACTAAATTCGTTCTTAAGAAAGCCCTTGAACTTGATCTCCATGTAATCGTATGTATCAACAAGATTGACCGTCCGGAAGCTCGTCCTGACGAAGTTGTAGATGAAGTTCTGGAACTTCTTATGGATCTTGGTGCTTCTGACGAGCAGCTTGACTGCCCGTTCCTGTATGCTTCTGCAAAAGCAGGACATGCTGTGATTGACTTAAACGATACTCCTAAGGATATGGCTCCTCTGTTTGACGCTATTCTGAAATATATCCCTGCTCCGGAGGGAGATCCTGATGCAGATACTCAGGTTCTGATCAGCACCATTGACTACAACGAATATGTGGGACGTATCGGTGTAGGTAAAGTTGAGAATGGTAAGATTGCCGTTAATCAGGAGCTGACTCTGTTAAACCATCATGATCTGGACAAACGTAAGAAAGTTAAAATCAGCAAGCTCTATGAGTTTGACGGTCTGAATAAGGTTGAAGTAAAGGAAGCTACTATTGGTTCCATCGTTGCTATTTCCGGTATCGCAGACATCCATATCGGTGATACTCTCTGCGGCGGAGAAAACCCGGAGGCAATTCCTTTCCAGAAGATTTCCGAGCCTACCATTGCCATGAACTTCATCGTAAATGACAGTCCGCTGGCAGGCCAGGAAGGTAAATACATCACATCCCGTCATCTTCGTGACCGTCTCTACCGTGAGCTGAATACAGATGTCAGCCTTCGTGTAGAAGATACTGAAACAACAGAAGCCTTTAAGGTTTCCGGACGTGGAGAACTTCATCTGTCTGTCCTGATCGAGAACATGAGACGTGAAGGTTATGAATTCGCAGTAAGTAAACCGGAGGTTCTGTACAAAACAGACGAGCGCGGAAAGAAACTTGAACCTATGGAAATCGCTTATGTAGATGTTCCGGAAGAATTTTCCGGTACTGTAATCCAGAAGCTGAGCGAACGTAAAGGTGAGCTGCAGGGTATGAGTACTGCCAGTGACGGTACTGTCCGTCTGGAATTCCACATTCCTTCCCGTGGACTGATCGGATTCCGCGGTGAGTTCCTTACTTCCACCAAGGGTACCGGCATCATCAATACTATGTTTGACGGATATGCTCCTTACAAGGGAGATTTCCAGTACAGAAAACAGGGATCTCTGATCGCTTTCGAGGCTGGTGAAGCTGTTACTTATGGTCTGTTCGCAGCCCAGGAGCGTGGTACTCTGTTTATCGGACCTGGTGCAAAGGTTTACAGCGGTATGGTTATCGGACAGAATGGTAAAGCCGAAGATATCGAGCTGAACGTATGCAAGACAAAACATCTGACTAACACACGTTCTTCTTCCGCTGATGATGCACTGAAATTAACTCCACCAAGAGTTCTCAGCCTGGAACAGGCCATCGATTTCATCGACCAGGATGAACTCCTTGAGGTTACACCGGAGTCTCTCCGTATCCGTAAGAGACTGCTGGATTCCAGAGAACGTAAGAGAGCCGCTTTCAGAAAAGCCTGA
- the adhE gene encoding bifunctional acetaldehyde-CoA/alcohol dehydrogenase — MAKKENTIPTIIDTPEALTAKIAAMKEAQKIFATFTQEQVDKIFKAAATAADKARIPLAKNAVEETGMGIVEDKVIKNHYAAEYVYNAYKNTRTCGVIEEDTAYGIKKIAEPIGLIAAVIPTTNPTSTAIFKTLIALKTRNAIIISPHPRAKKCTIEAAKVVLEAAVEAGAPEGIIGWIDVPSLDLTNQVMREADIILATGGPGMVKAAYSSGKPALGVGPGNTPVIIDDSADIRLAVNSIIHSKTFDNGMICASEQSVTVLESIYKKVKEEFLYRGCYFLKPDELEKVRKTILINGALNAKIVGQKAATIAEMAGVAVPPETKILIGEVESVDISEEFAHEKLSPVLAMYKAKTFDEAIAKAEQLVADGGYGHTSALYIDTREKEKMEKHAAAMKTCRILINTPSSQGGIGDLYNFKLVPSLTLGCGSWGGNSVSENVGVKHLINIKTVAERRENMLWIRTPEKVYFKKGCLPVALDELGTVMHKKRCFIVTDSFLYKNGYTKKIEDKLDQMGIVHTCFYDVEPDPSLASARAGAAAMRMFEPDCIIAMGGGSAMDAGKIMWVLYENPDANFDDMAMDFMDIRKRIFTFPHMGKKAYFVAVPTSSGTGSEVTPFAIITDKTTGIKWPLADYELMPDMAIVDTDNMMSAPKGLTCASGIDVMTHALEAYASMMASDYTDGLALNAIKLVFNYLPRAYKDGSDVEARQHMANASCMAGMAFANAFLGVNHSLAHKLGAFHHIPHGIANALVLLHVLRYNAAEVPAKMGTFPQYQYPHTLARYAEIGRSVGLTGKNDSEVFEKLLQKLQELMDTIEIKHTIKEYGVDEKYFLETLDEMTEQAFNDQCTGANPRYPLMSELKEIYLKAYYGEGNIPESGKAKEKKEEK; from the coding sequence ATGGCAAAAAAAGAGAACACTATCCCAACCATCATCGACACCCCTGAAGCCCTTACTGCAAAGATTGCAGCCATGAAAGAGGCACAGAAGATTTTCGCAACATTTACCCAGGAGCAGGTAGATAAGATTTTTAAAGCTGCCGCTACTGCTGCTGACAAAGCACGTATCCCGCTTGCTAAAAATGCTGTTGAAGAAACAGGAATGGGTATTGTAGAAGATAAGGTTATCAAGAACCATTACGCAGCCGAATATGTATACAACGCATATAAGAATACCAGAACCTGCGGTGTGATTGAAGAAGATACTGCTTACGGTATTAAGAAAATCGCTGAACCGATCGGTCTGATTGCTGCTGTTATTCCTACAACCAACCCAACATCTACTGCAATCTTCAAAACTCTGATCGCACTGAAAACACGTAATGCAATCATCATCAGTCCGCATCCCCGTGCAAAGAAATGTACCATTGAGGCAGCAAAGGTTGTTCTGGAGGCAGCTGTAGAAGCCGGTGCACCGGAGGGAATCATCGGATGGATTGATGTTCCAAGTCTTGATCTGACAAATCAGGTTATGCGTGAAGCAGACATCATCCTTGCCACAGGTGGTCCCGGAATGGTTAAGGCTGCCTATTCTTCCGGAAAACCTGCTTTAGGTGTAGGTCCCGGAAATACTCCTGTTATCATTGATGACAGTGCAGATATCCGTCTGGCAGTTAACTCCATCATCCATTCCAAGACCTTTGACAATGGTATGATCTGTGCTTCCGAACAGTCTGTAACTGTTCTTGAGAGCATTTATAAGAAAGTAAAAGAAGAATTCCTTTACAGAGGATGTTACTTCCTGAAACCGGATGAATTAGAGAAAGTAAGAAAAACTATCCTTATCAATGGCGCATTGAATGCAAAGATCGTAGGCCAGAAGGCTGCCACTATCGCTGAGATGGCCGGTGTTGCAGTTCCTCCTGAAACAAAGATTCTGATCGGTGAAGTTGAATCTGTAGACATCAGCGAAGAATTCGCACATGAGAAGCTTTCCCCTGTACTTGCCATGTACAAGGCCAAAACTTTTGACGAAGCGATTGCCAAAGCTGAACAGCTTGTAGCTGACGGCGGTTATGGACATACCTCCGCTCTCTACATTGACACAAGAGAGAAGGAAAAGATGGAAAAACACGCAGCAGCTATGAAGACCTGCCGTATCCTCATCAATACTCCATCTTCTCAGGGCGGTATCGGCGACCTTTACAACTTCAAACTTGTTCCGTCCCTGACTCTGGGCTGCGGTTCCTGGGGTGGCAACTCCGTATCTGAGAACGTAGGTGTAAAACATCTCATTAACATCAAGACCGTTGCTGAAAGGAGAGAAAATATGCTCTGGATTAGAACACCGGAAAAAGTTTATTTCAAAAAAGGCTGCCTGCCGGTTGCTCTGGATGAACTTGGCACTGTTATGCACAAGAAACGCTGCTTTATCGTAACAGACTCTTTCCTTTATAAGAATGGATATACTAAAAAGATCGAAGATAAATTAGATCAGATGGGAATCGTACATACCTGCTTCTATGATGTAGAGCCAGATCCATCTCTCGCTTCTGCAAGAGCCGGTGCTGCTGCAATGAGAATGTTCGAGCCTGACTGTATTATCGCAATGGGCGGTGGTTCCGCAATGGATGCCGGCAAGATCATGTGGGTTCTCTATGAAAATCCGGACGCCAACTTTGATGATATGGCTATGGACTTTATGGATATCCGTAAGAGAATCTTCACATTCCCGCATATGGGTAAGAAAGCTTACTTTGTAGCTGTTCCAACATCTTCCGGTACAGGTTCCGAGGTAACACCGTTTGCTATCATTACTGATAAAACTACAGGTATCAAATGGCCTCTGGCAGATTATGAATTAATGCCTGACATGGCTATTGTTGATACAGATAATATGATGAGCGCACCTAAGGGACTGACCTGTGCTTCCGGTATCGACGTTATGACTCATGCACTTGAGGCCTATGCTTCCATGATGGCATCTGATTATACAGATGGTCTTGCATTAAATGCGATCAAACTGGTATTTAACTATCTGCCACGTGCATACAAAGATGGTTCTGATGTAGAAGCAAGACAGCATATGGCAAATGCTTCCTGCATGGCTGGTATGGCTTTCGCAAATGCATTCCTTGGCGTAAACCACTCTCTTGCTCATAAGCTGGGAGCTTTCCATCATATTCCACATGGTATTGCAAATGCTCTGGTTCTGCTTCATGTTCTGCGCTATAATGCAGCCGAAGTTCCAGCTAAGATGGGTACCTTCCCACAGTATCAGTATCCGCACACACTTGCACGTTACGCTGAGATTGGCCGTTCTGTAGGTCTGACAGGCAAGAACGACAGCGAAGTATTTGAGAAGCTTCTCCAGAAACTGCAGGAACTGATGGATACTATTGAGATCAAACATACGATCAAAGAATACGGCGTAGACGAGAAGTACTTCCTCGAAACTCTTGACGAAATGACCGAACAGGCATTTAATGACCAGTGTACCGGTGCCAACCCGAGATATCCATTAATGTCTGAGCTGAAGGAAATCTATCTGAAAGCTTACTATGGTGAGGGAAATATTCCTGAATCCGGGAAAGCCAAAGAGAAAAAAGAAGAGAAATAA
- a CDS encoding class II aldolase/adducin family protein, giving the protein MDLSTLVKMSNTYGSNPAYVLAGGGNTSVKDDTTLYVKGSGTQLATIKAEEFVEMSRARLNEIMKTDYPEDDVKRESLYLADVMAAVTDADKTKRPSVEALLHNLFAYTYVLHVHPTLVNGLTCGKGAKELSEQLLGKDVLWIDICKPGYTLARICYEKMNAYKEESGKDVQVLLLQNHGIFVAANTVEEIGVLFDGEISKLEKQVKRTADVSDAVTPEKEQAAEKLSQLLGHAVEVVPVAEADNFVKDKAAAAPLLKPFTPDHIVYCGPYPLFVENIDQAKDALDAFMKENDKEPRLILVQGVGAFIMEDDKGKAAKAQLLVKDAIKLAVYAESFGGPLHMTDDITYFITHWEAEAYRSKK; this is encoded by the coding sequence ATGGATCTTTCAACCTTAGTAAAAATGTCAAATACTTATGGAAGCAACCCTGCCTATGTTCTTGCAGGCGGTGGCAATACTTCTGTAAAAGATGACACCACATTGTATGTAAAAGGCTCCGGTACACAGCTTGCCACAATTAAGGCAGAGGAATTTGTGGAAATGAGCAGAGCACGTTTGAATGAAATCATGAAAACTGATTATCCGGAAGATGATGTCAAACGTGAATCACTGTATCTTGCAGATGTTATGGCTGCAGTAACAGATGCTGACAAAACAAAACGTCCAAGTGTAGAAGCACTGCTTCATAACTTATTTGCCTACACATATGTACTGCATGTTCATCCTACACTTGTCAATGGACTGACCTGCGGAAAAGGGGCAAAGGAACTCAGTGAACAGCTTCTTGGAAAAGATGTACTCTGGATTGATATCTGCAAACCCGGATATACACTTGCACGTATCTGTTATGAGAAAATGAATGCTTATAAAGAAGAATCCGGAAAAGATGTTCAGGTTCTTCTGCTTCAGAATCATGGAATTTTCGTTGCAGCAAATACTGTAGAGGAAATTGGAGTATTATTTGACGGCGAGATCAGTAAATTAGAGAAACAGGTAAAGAGAACTGCTGATGTCAGTGATGCGGTTACACCTGAAAAAGAGCAGGCAGCAGAGAAGCTTTCCCAGTTACTGGGACATGCGGTAGAAGTTGTACCTGTAGCGGAAGCTGATAACTTCGTAAAAGATAAGGCAGCGGCTGCACCGCTTCTGAAACCATTTACACCGGATCACATTGTATACTGTGGACCATATCCGTTATTTGTAGAAAATATTGATCAGGCAAAAGATGCGCTGGACGCATTTATGAAAGAGAATGACAAAGAGCCAAGACTGATCCTGGTACAGGGAGTTGGCGCCTTTATTATGGAAGATGATAAGGGAAAAGCTGCAAAAGCACAGCTTCTTGTAAAAGATGCCATCAAGCTTGCAGTATATGCAGAAAGCTTTGGCGGCCCGCTTCACATGACAGATGATATTACATACTTTATCACGCATTGGGAAGCAGAAGCATATCGCAGTAAGAAATAA
- the cls gene encoding cardiolipin synthase, which produces MKQDTLEGRAKTKNGVKRLCFSAVCILLEAAFIIAMITKLNQYAEIINLMTRLLAGVLVLKLYASDQTSSMKMPWVILILVFPILGVGLYLLIGLNGGTRKMRERYDQIDRELLPLLPNDSECRETLGRKIPKAGNISDYIQKNASYPVYQNTDVIYYDEAVKGLEAQLADLAKAEKFIFMEYHAIEDAQAWHKIQRVLEDRVKAGVEVRVFYDDMGSIGFINTDFIKKMENVGIHCRVFNPFTPGLNVFLNNRDHRKITVIDGKVGFTGGYNLANEYFNFTHPYGQWKDTGIRLEGEAVRSLTVTFLEMWNAVSDKDKNDSDFTGFLVQTDYQAKQTGFIQPYADSPMDHEQVGEEVYISMVNKAEKYCWFMTPYLIITDEMSHALCLAAKRGVDVRIITPGIPDKKMIYNITRSFYHGLVKHGVRIYEWTPGFCHAKISVADDCMATCGTINLDYRSLYHHFENGCFMADCQAVLDIRNDLAATMDECREVTEQYSTGRSAYLRLGQLFMRLFAGLL; this is translated from the coding sequence ATGAAACAGGATACCCTGGAAGGCAGGGCGAAAACGAAAAATGGTGTAAAACGATTATGCTTTTCCGCAGTATGTATTTTACTGGAAGCAGCTTTTATCATTGCGATGATCACAAAGCTGAATCAATATGCGGAGATTATCAATCTGATGACAAGGCTTCTTGCAGGTGTACTGGTTCTTAAGCTGTATGCGTCAGATCAGACTTCATCTATGAAAATGCCCTGGGTTATTTTGATCCTTGTATTCCCTATCTTGGGAGTGGGATTGTACTTACTGATTGGTCTCAATGGCGGTACCCGTAAAATGCGGGAGCGTTATGACCAGATCGACAGGGAACTTCTGCCACTGCTTCCCAATGACAGTGAGTGCAGGGAAACGCTTGGCAGGAAAATCCCGAAGGCAGGCAATATTTCTGATTATATACAGAAAAATGCCTCCTATCCGGTCTATCAGAATACAGATGTTATTTATTATGATGAGGCAGTCAAAGGGCTGGAGGCTCAGCTGGCAGATCTGGCAAAGGCAGAGAAATTCATTTTTATGGAATATCATGCCATTGAGGATGCACAGGCCTGGCATAAAATCCAGAGAGTTCTGGAAGACCGCGTAAAGGCAGGCGTAGAAGTCAGAGTATTTTATGACGACATGGGTTCCATTGGGTTTATCAATACAGACTTCATTAAGAAAATGGAAAATGTGGGAATCCATTGCAGAGTGTTCAACCCTTTTACTCCGGGTCTGAATGTGTTCCTGAATAACCGGGATCACCGCAAGATCACAGTGATCGATGGAAAAGTGGGATTTACCGGCGGTTACAACCTTGCCAACGAATATTTTAATTTCACACATCCTTATGGACAGTGGAAGGATACAGGTATCCGTCTGGAGGGGGAGGCAGTCCGTTCCCTAACAGTAACATTCCTGGAGATGTGGAATGCTGTCAGTGATAAGGATAAAAATGACAGTGATTTTACCGGATTTCTGGTTCAGACAGATTATCAGGCAAAGCAGACAGGCTTTATCCAGCCTTATGCGGACAGTCCTATGGACCATGAACAGGTAGGCGAAGAGGTGTATATCAGTATGGTGAACAAAGCAGAAAAATATTGCTGGTTTATGACTCCGTACCTGATCATCACAGATGAAATGAGCCATGCTCTGTGTCTGGCTGCCAAGCGCGGGGTAGATGTGAGGATCATCACACCTGGTATTCCGGATAAAAAGATGATCTACAATATCACACGATCCTTTTACCATGGACTGGTGAAGCATGGAGTGCGTATCTATGAATGGACACCTGGTTTCTGTCATGCAAAGATAAGTGTGGCAGATGACTGTATGGCAACCTGCGGAACCATAAATCTGGATTACAGAAGTCTGTATCATCATTTTGAAAACGGCTGCTTTATGGCAGACTGCCAGGCAGTTCTGGATATCCGAAATGATCTTGCAGCAACAATGGATGAATGCCGTGAAGTCACAGAACAGTACAGTACCGGACGCAGCGCATATCTGCGATTGGGACAGCTGTTTATGAGGTTATTTGCGGGATTATTATAA
- a CDS encoding FUSC family protein yields the protein MTFYQELQLSSTGSKQLIRSTTDPKEKRRHILIYNFKVYLVMAFCVAVVSMYSKLTGSSNSVVGVTVLLAVLVLRQADFGIRTTHGLLSIAGIFGILMAGPRLANMVPPLAAFAVNAVCILLLMILGCHNVIMYNHSTFVLGYLLLLGYDVTGKEYTFRVIGLLVGMVICMIVFYKNQRNRAYRRTFLDLFREFDLKSARSRWYVKLTLIVSSAMLFMNLLGLPRAMWAGIACMSVCLPFTEDCIPRSVSRGMFNVVGCLLFIVLYLVLPKSMYPYIGMIGGIGVGYSAGYPWQTAFNTFGALSIAAGIFGMPAAIALRIGANVLGAAYTVICNKVTDKVAEYIGTNKCAENLS from the coding sequence ATGACATTTTATCAGGAATTACAATTGAGTTCGACCGGCTCCAAACAGCTGATCAGAAGCACCACAGATCCCAAAGAGAAAAGACGGCACATTTTAATCTATAATTTTAAAGTGTATCTGGTTATGGCTTTTTGCGTAGCAGTGGTGAGCATGTACAGTAAGCTTACAGGGAGCAGCAACAGTGTAGTTGGTGTTACTGTTCTGTTGGCAGTGCTTGTGCTGCGGCAGGCAGATTTCGGGATCAGGACAACACATGGACTGCTTTCCATTGCAGGGATCTTCGGTATTCTTATGGCAGGACCCCGTCTGGCAAATATGGTGCCTCCGTTAGCTGCGTTTGCAGTGAATGCTGTGTGTATTTTACTGCTGATGATACTGGGCTGTCACAATGTGATCATGTACAATCATTCCACCTTTGTGCTGGGATATCTGCTGCTTCTGGGCTATGATGTGACAGGAAAGGAATACACCTTCCGTGTGATCGGCTTGTTGGTGGGAATGGTGATCTGTATGATCGTCTTCTATAAGAACCAGAGAAATAGAGCCTATCGAAGAACCTTCCTGGATTTGTTCCGGGAATTTGATCTTAAGTCAGCAAGAAGCAGATGGTATGTGAAACTGACACTGATCGTATCCAGCGCAATGCTGTTTATGAATCTTCTGGGACTTCCCAGAGCAATGTGGGCAGGAATCGCCTGTATGTCCGTATGTCTGCCTTTTACAGAGGACTGTATCCCAAGGTCTGTGAGCAGAGGAATGTTTAATGTTGTGGGCTGTCTGCTGTTTATTGTGCTGTATCTGGTACTTCCTAAATCCATGTATCCGTACATTGGAATGATCGGAGGAATCGGAGTTGGATATTCAGCAGGATATCCGTGGCAGACTGCATTTAATACATTTGGAGCGTTGTCTATTGCAGCAGGGATCTTCGGAATGCCGGCAGCAATAGCACTTCGTATAGGTGCCAATGTTCTGGGAGCAGCTTATACGGTAATCTGCAATAAAGTAACAGATAAAGTAGCAGAGTATATAGGCACAAATAAATGTGCAGAAAATCTTTCCTGA